Proteins encoded in a region of the Clostridium butyricum genome:
- a CDS encoding TetR/AcrR family transcriptional regulator: MMQYENATKKKIREVALNLINEKGYDNVTLKEICEASGINKHTFYYYFDSKDDLLNKYYKIPCQLTSNDLATIMTADSNVEKLWMLNKIFIDFIESSGVTIVKQIVIKNLNDCNIGTFKVNNDRKQILKIQIDIVKKAQENGEILNKTRPDVLVTLLFQQLHATAVRWCFRNGSFDFEYISRYFFEVILDVPEAQRKCKEIDEDMLF, encoded by the coding sequence ATGATGCAGTATGAAAATGCAACAAAGAAGAAAATTAGGGAGGTTGCATTAAATCTAATAAATGAAAAGGGATACGATAATGTAACACTTAAAGAAATTTGTGAAGCAAGTGGTATAAACAAGCATACATTTTATTATTATTTTGATTCAAAGGATGACCTTTTAAATAAATATTATAAAATACCATGTCAGCTTACATCTAATGATTTGGCAACAATAATGACAGCTGATTCAAATGTGGAAAAATTATGGATGCTAAATAAAATTTTCATTGATTTCATAGAAAGTTCAGGAGTTACCATAGTAAAACAAATAGTCATAAAAAATCTTAATGACTGCAATATAGGAACTTTTAAGGTTAATAATGACCGTAAGCAGATTTTAAAGATTCAAATTGATATTGTAAAAAAAGCTCAAGAAAATGGAGAAATATTAAATAAAACAAGACCTGATGTACTTGTGACACTATTGTTTCAGCAATTACACGCTACAGCAGTCAGATGGTGCTTTAGAAATGGCTCATTTGATTTTGAATATATATCAAGATATTTTTTTGAAGTTATTTTAGATGTTCCAGAAGCACAGAGAAAATGCAAAGAAATTGATGAGGATATGCTATTTTAA
- a CDS encoding ABC transporter ATP-binding protein, whose translation MIKLLKYAEPYILLIIAAIILLFGQAICDLSLPDYMSDIINKGITVGDKNFIIKTGFTMLGISLLSAVFTIIVSFLAAKIAAGMCRTIRNDLFTNIETFSNAEFDKFSTSSLITRTTNDITQIQMLIVMSIRMIFYAPIMAIGGFVHALANSKSMSWIIALAIICLLGLILTIFTIAMPKFKIIQNLIDKLNLVVRENLDGILVIRAFNTQEFEENRFDKANKDLTDTNLFVNRVMVSMMPIMTLIMNLVTVLIVWVGANQVSGFKMDVGEMMAYMQYVMQIIFAFLMLSMMFIMIPRASVSGDRIADVLEAKTSIKNNNIASKIDNCTGLVEFKNVCFRYPGGDEDVLNNISFTARPGETTAFIGSTGSGKSSIINLIPRFYDPSSGEVLIDGINIKNIDLHELRKNIGYVPQKGILFSGTIKSNLSYADKNASDENILRAASIAQAMEFIDSKPERFDEIIAQGGNNVSGGQKQRLSIARALLSKPQIAIFDDSFSALDFKTDAALRKALKKETGSSTVLLVAQRISTIMNAEQIIVLDNGHIAGKGTHENLMKTCNIYREIALSQLSQEELS comes from the coding sequence ATGATTAAGCTGCTTAAATATGCCGAACCTTATATTCTGCTAATCATTGCCGCCATAATTCTTTTATTTGGTCAGGCTATTTGTGATCTTTCACTTCCAGATTATATGTCTGACATAATAAATAAGGGTATTACTGTAGGCGATAAAAATTTCATTATAAAAACAGGCTTTACCATGCTTGGAATTTCACTTCTAAGTGCAGTTTTTACCATTATTGTTAGTTTTTTAGCTGCCAAGATTGCCGCTGGAATGTGTAGGACAATAAGAAATGACCTGTTTACAAATATAGAGACATTTTCTAATGCAGAATTTGATAAGTTTTCGACTTCATCTCTAATAACAAGAACTACAAATGATATAACACAAATTCAAATGCTTATAGTTATGAGTATAAGAATGATTTTTTATGCTCCAATAATGGCAATTGGTGGTTTTGTACATGCTCTTGCAAATAGTAAATCCATGTCCTGGATAATCGCATTAGCTATAATATGTCTTCTTGGTCTTATACTTACTATTTTTACAATAGCAATGCCTAAATTTAAAATAATTCAAAACCTTATAGATAAATTAAATCTTGTTGTTCGTGAAAATCTTGATGGAATCCTAGTAATAAGAGCATTTAATACTCAGGAATTTGAAGAAAACAGATTTGACAAAGCAAATAAGGATCTTACAGATACAAATTTATTTGTTAACAGAGTTATGGTATCAATGATGCCAATTATGACTTTAATAATGAACTTAGTAACAGTGTTAATTGTATGGGTAGGTGCTAATCAAGTATCAGGCTTCAAAATGGATGTTGGTGAAATGATGGCATATATGCAGTATGTAATGCAGATAATCTTTGCATTTCTAATGCTTTCTATGATGTTTATTATGATTCCAAGAGCTTCCGTATCTGGTGATCGTATTGCTGATGTACTTGAAGCTAAAACATCAATTAAGAATAATAATATTGCCTCTAAAATTGACAATTGTACTGGATTAGTAGAGTTTAAAAATGTTTGTTTTAGATATCCTGGAGGTGATGAGGATGTACTAAATAACATCAGCTTTACTGCAAGACCTGGTGAAACAACTGCATTTATTGGATCAACAGGAAGTGGAAAATCAAGCATCATAAATTTAATTCCAAGATTTTATGATCCTTCTTCAGGTGAAGTATTAATTGATGGCATTAATATAAAAAATATTGATCTTCATGAGCTTAGAAAAAATATAGGGTATGTACCTCAAAAAGGTATTTTATTTTCAGGAACTATAAAAAGTAATTTATCTTATGCTGATAAAAATGCTAGTGATGAAAATATTCTAAGAGCTGCTTCTATCGCTCAAGCAATGGAATTTATCGATTCTAAACCTGAAAGATTCGATGAAATAATAGCACAAGGTGGAAATAATGTTTCAGGAGGACAAAAACAGCGTTTGTCAATTGCAAGAGCTTTACTTTCAAAGCCACAGATAGCTATTTTTGATGACAGTTTTTCAGCATTAGATTTTAAAACAGATGCTGCACTTAGAAAAGCATTAAAAAAAGAAACTGGAAGTTCAACTGTACTTCTAGTTGCTCAAAGAATAAGTACAATCATGAATGCTGAACAAATAATAGTTCTTGATAATGGTCACATAGCTGGAAAAGGTACTCATGAAAATCTTATGAAAACTTGCAATATCTACCGAGAAATTGCTTTATCTCAGTTAAGTCAGGAGGAATTATCATGA
- a CDS encoding ABC transporter ATP-binding protein: MSEKRSGPPMGGPMGMGGKMGGGAKAKDFKKTMMDLIHYLEDYKGKITAVIILAAFSSLFSIVGPKILGKATTKLFEGLIAYLLGTNLLTDFPYIRNCIISLVVLYLISALFAYIQGYIMSGVSMNVTYKLRKEISHKMNKLPLKYFDTRTHGEVLSRITNDVDTVSQTLNQSLSQIITSTATVIGVLIMMLSISVLMTFVAFLVIPLSGLLIMGVVKKSQKYFKQQQKSLGSLNGHIEEIYSGHNIVQVFNGEKEAIETFTKINDDLYTSAWKSQFLSGMMMPIMSFIGNLGYVAVCILGGYLAVKKTIDVGDIQSFIQYVRSFTQPIAQLANISNTLQSTAAAAERVFEFLNEEEEVPDTSSPIKLNSVVGNVEFKNVHFGYTEDKIIINNFSSYIKSGQRIAIVGPTGAGKSTIIKLLMRFYDINSGEILIDGHSIKDYTRNDLREMFGMVLQDTWLYNASIFDNIKYGNFDATKEDVINAAKAAHCDEFIKALPNGYNLILNEEANNISQGQKQLLTIARTILSDPKILILDEATSSVDTRTEVLIQKAMDHLMNGRTSFIIAHRLSTIKDADIILVMKDGDIIEQGSHDELLKTDGFYAHLYNSQFDECEQ; the protein is encoded by the coding sequence ATGAGTGAAAAAAGAAGTGGCCCTCCTATGGGCGGACCCATGGGAATGGGTGGAAAAATGGGCGGTGGAGCAAAAGCTAAAGATTTTAAAAAAACAATGATGGATTTAATTCATTATCTAGAAGATTATAAAGGTAAAATAACAGCAGTTATTATTTTAGCAGCATTTTCTTCACTTTTTTCAATAGTTGGTCCTAAAATTTTAGGTAAAGCAACAACAAAGTTATTTGAAGGTCTTATAGCTTACCTTTTAGGAACAAATTTACTTACAGATTTCCCCTATATAAGAAACTGTATTATATCTTTAGTAGTCCTTTATTTAATATCAGCATTATTTGCATACATACAGGGATATATAATGTCTGGTGTTTCCATGAACGTAACATATAAACTCAGAAAAGAAATTTCACATAAAATGAATAAATTGCCCTTGAAATACTTTGATACACGAACACATGGTGAAGTCCTATCAAGAATAACAAACGATGTTGATACTGTAAGCCAAACACTTAACCAAAGTTTGTCTCAAATAATAACTTCAACTGCAACTGTAATTGGTGTTCTTATTATGATGCTTTCTATCAGTGTTCTTATGACTTTTGTTGCTTTTTTAGTAATCCCATTATCAGGTCTCCTCATTATGGGTGTTGTAAAAAAATCTCAAAAATACTTTAAGCAACAACAAAAATCTTTAGGTTCATTAAATGGACATATTGAAGAAATATATTCAGGACATAATATTGTCCAAGTTTTTAATGGCGAAAAAGAGGCAATTGAAACATTCACTAAAATAAATGACGATCTCTACACTTCAGCATGGAAATCACAATTTTTATCAGGAATGATGATGCCAATTATGAGTTTTATAGGTAATTTAGGTTATGTTGCTGTGTGTATTTTAGGAGGTTATCTTGCTGTAAAAAAGACAATAGACGTTGGTGATATACAGTCATTTATTCAATATGTGCGTTCTTTCACTCAACCAATAGCACAGCTTGCAAATATTTCAAATACACTTCAATCTACTGCCGCTGCTGCTGAACGAGTTTTTGAGTTTTTAAATGAAGAAGAAGAAGTTCCCGACACATCTTCACCAATAAAATTAAATTCAGTTGTCGGTAATGTTGAATTTAAAAATGTGCACTTTGGATATACTGAAGATAAAATAATAATAAATAATTTTTCATCATATATAAAATCTGGTCAGAGAATTGCAATAGTCGGTCCTACTGGTGCTGGAAAATCAACAATTATAAAACTTCTAATGAGATTTTATGATATTAATTCTGGTGAAATTCTTATTGACGGTCACAGCATAAAAGATTATACAAGAAATGATCTTAGAGAAATGTTTGGTATGGTACTTCAAGATACATGGCTATATAATGCCAGTATTTTTGATAATATAAAATACGGAAATTTCGATGCAACTAAAGAAGATGTTATAAATGCCGCAAAAGCTGCCCATTGTGATGAATTTATAAAAGCGCTTCCTAATGGATATAACTTAATATTAAACGAGGAAGCAAATAATATATCACAAGGACAAAAGCAACTTTTAACCATAGCACGTACGATTCTATCAGATCCTAAAATACTTATACTTGATGAAGCCACAAGTTCTGTTGATACACGAACTGAAGTATTAATTCAAAAAGCTATGGATCATCTTATGAATGGAAGGACAAGCTTTATAATAGCTCATAGATTATCAACAATAAAAGATGCTGATATTATCCTTGTAATGAAAGATGGCGATATTATAGAACAAGGAAGTCATGATGAATTATTAAAAACTGATGGATTTTATGCTCATTTATATAACAGTCAATTTGATGAATGTGAACAATAA
- a CDS encoding efflux RND transporter periplasmic adaptor subunit gives MKIPKKIIYPVLIVLVIVSCSIGYYFYSTNVLYFKTDNAKITSKMYTITPVTNGKVIEWNVDVGDVVKKDQVLGRQQVLPYITSPINGTIVKNDVVKNETVSAATPLAIVADTDNMYVGVNIEETDIRKILVGQDVKITLDAYPDKTFKGKVTEIDNTTQTYFSGTSSLSTSGTYTKVTQLVPVKVSIENNDNLPLTLGMNAIVKIKLK, from the coding sequence ATGAAAATACCAAAAAAAATTATATATCCCGTATTAATAGTTCTTGTTATTGTAAGCTGTAGTATCGGGTATTATTTCTACAGCACTAATGTCTTATATTTCAAAACAGATAATGCTAAAATCACTTCCAAAATGTACACAATAACTCCTGTGACTAATGGTAAGGTTATTGAATGGAATGTTGATGTTGGTGATGTTGTAAAAAAAGATCAAGTTCTTGGACGACAACAAGTCCTTCCTTATATAACTTCTCCAATCAATGGAACAATAGTAAAAAATGATGTTGTGAAAAATGAAACTGTAAGTGCTGCTACTCCCCTTGCAATTGTAGCTGATACAGATAATATGTATGTAGGTGTAAACATTGAAGAAACAGATATACGTAAAATTTTAGTTGGACAAGATGTAAAAATAACATTAGACGCATATCCAGATAAAACATTTAAAGGCAAAGTTACAGAAATAGATAATACTACACAAACTTATTTTTCAGGAACTTCAAGCCTTTCTACAAGCGGAACTTATACAAAAGTCACACAACTTGTACCTGTAAAAGTTTCAATAGAAAATAATGATAATCTCCCTCTTACTTTAGGTATGAATGCAATCGTAAAAATAAAATTAAAATAA
- a CDS encoding efflux RND transporter periplasmic adaptor subunit, producing MKNKILAILLILSLSTFFTSCSPFTKEDIANVTLTKVKSSDSISDTVYTSNIESQDDISVFPSSPGKVQSINFELGQEVKKDDVLFVLDNTELTYKLNAAKANYDSASASYDKVASGSAKQAQIDAEKALEAAQNELKDAQKAYDIAKDQYSNNTNITSAQTAYDSAKLNYDRTNTLYTAGGASEVDLEAAQDKLTTAKAALDLAKDNTSMALSTAETRLSNANASYNSASANATITSSITNPDNITAAKASMDSAKASLDLAQYSFDNAVIKAPVDGKISAKNISVGEYTSTQTPSCIITNENTLKTTIKVTETNIQNIKEGLDANIYIPSSGASYSGTVYAISPSADTSTGMFDVKINITNPDENLKVGMVANVTFNANNENESVLVPSQCVFNKDSDSPYVYIINGDRLSKKSVTVSENQNDYLVITDGLTTDDEVVLQGSSNLSDNVKYNIVKTN from the coding sequence ATGAAAAATAAAATCTTAGCAATCTTACTTATACTATCTTTAAGCACATTTTTTACAAGCTGTTCTCCATTCACTAAAGAAGATATAGCCAATGTTACATTGACTAAAGTTAAAAGTTCTGATTCAATAAGCGACACAGTTTATACATCTAATATTGAAAGTCAAGATGATATTTCTGTATTTCCAAGTAGTCCTGGAAAAGTTCAAAGTATCAATTTTGAACTTGGACAAGAAGTAAAAAAAGATGATGTTCTCTTTGTCCTTGATAATACAGAGTTAACATATAAACTAAATGCTGCAAAGGCAAACTATGATTCTGCATCTGCATCTTACGATAAAGTTGCAAGTGGAAGTGCAAAACAAGCACAAATAGATGCAGAAAAAGCACTAGAAGCAGCACAAAATGAACTAAAAGATGCTCAAAAAGCTTATGATATTGCAAAAGATCAATATTCTAATAATACAAACATAACTTCAGCACAAACAGCTTATGATTCAGCCAAGTTAAATTATGATCGTACAAATACACTCTACACTGCTGGAGGCGCATCAGAAGTTGATTTAGAAGCAGCACAAGATAAATTAACAACTGCAAAAGCTGCTTTAGATCTTGCAAAAGACAATACATCCATGGCACTTTCTACAGCTGAAACAAGACTTAGCAATGCAAATGCAAGTTATAATAGCGCAAGTGCAAATGCTACTATTACAAGTTCAATTACAAATCCTGATAATATAACAGCAGCAAAAGCATCCATGGATAGTGCTAAAGCTTCTTTAGATTTAGCTCAGTATTCTTTCGATAATGCAGTAATTAAAGCACCTGTTGATGGAAAAATAAGTGCAAAAAACATAAGTGTTGGAGAATATACATCTACACAAACCCCTTCATGTATAATTACTAATGAAAATACTTTAAAAACTACGATAAAAGTTACTGAAACAAATATACAAAATATTAAAGAAGGGCTTGATGCAAATATCTACATTCCTTCATCTGGAGCTTCATATAGTGGAACTGTATATGCAATCTCTCCCTCTGCAGACACATCTACAGGAATGTTTGATGTAAAAATAAATATAACTAATCCTGATGAAAACTTAAAGGTAGGAATGGTTGCAAATGTAACATTTAATGCCAATAATGAAAATGAATCTGTACTTGTTCCAAGTCAGTGTGTTTTCAATAAAGATAGTGATTCACCATATGTTTATATAATAAATGGTGATAGATTATCTAAAAAATCTGTTACTGTTTCCGAAAACCAAAATGATTATCTCGTAATAACTGATGGATTAACTACAGATGATGAAGTTGTTCTTCAAGGAAGCTCAAACCTATCAGATAATGTTAAATATAATATAGTAAAAACTAATTAA
- a CDS encoding YdcF family protein, with translation MEKGREFIEEITSYIFVEGKIEKSDIIFVPGGLYPEPMEKACDLYLHGYAPYILPSGKFSMKFNGFTKPESKKDKYKKDYKTEFEFLKDVAIINGVPEEVVLKEDCATWTKQNAFNSKRVTDKLGLNVKKAIICCKSFHAKRCLMFYSWAYQNTKFIVCPVDVDGINKENWFKSEYGIQQVMGELSRCGGQFKSAVESWRID, from the coding sequence ATGGAAAAAGGAAGAGAATTTATTGAAGAAATTACATCATACATTTTTGTTGAAGGTAAGATTGAGAAGTCTGACATAATATTTGTTCCAGGAGGATTATACCCAGAACCTATGGAGAAGGCTTGTGATCTATATTTACATGGATATGCACCATATATACTTCCATCAGGAAAATTTAGTATGAAATTTAATGGTTTTACAAAACCTGAAAGTAAGAAGGACAAATACAAAAAAGATTATAAAACTGAATTTGAATTTTTAAAAGATGTGGCAATTATAAATGGAGTACCAGAAGAAGTTGTATTAAAGGAAGATTGTGCAACATGGACAAAACAAAATGCTTTTAACTCAAAAAGAGTTACAGACAAACTTGGACTTAATGTGAAAAAAGCAATAATATGCTGCAAATCATTTCATGCAAAAAGGTGTCTTATGTTTTACAGCTGGGCTTATCAAAATACAAAATTTATAGTTTGTCCAGTTGATGTTGATGGAATTAATAAAGAAAATTGGTTTAAGAGTGAATATGGAATACAGCAGGTTATGGGAGAACTTTCAAGATGCGGTGGACAGTTTAAAAGTGCAGTAGAATCATGGAGAATAGATTAA
- the hisJ gene encoding histidinol-phosphatase HisJ — MIEKNMSLRDGHIHSPFCPHGTSDSLESYVEEALKNKIIEISFTEHMPFPCYFIEDRKFQDECATPKDRMNDYFEAVIKVKEKYKDKIKINLGMEVDFIDGLEENTINLLNEYGPSMEDGILSVHFIKLGDEYTAIDWKEGFEKAVTYYGTVEKVYDKYYETLLKAVKYDLGQYKPKRIGHPNLIRIFNKLYPIEYKNYKLLEELAKAIKSRDYEVDVNTAGLRKPYCGEIYVSDVFKDLVDKYEIRKVYGSDSHTSKDVGRDFDKE, encoded by the coding sequence ATGATAGAAAAAAATATGAGCTTAAGAGATGGTCATATTCATTCACCTTTTTGTCCTCATGGAACTTCAGATTCCCTTGAATCTTATGTTGAAGAAGCATTAAAAAATAAGATTATTGAAATTAGCTTTACTGAACATATGCCTTTTCCATGTTATTTTATCGAGGACAGAAAGTTTCAGGATGAATGTGCAACACCCAAAGATCGTATGAATGACTATTTTGAGGCAGTGATAAAGGTTAAAGAAAAATATAAAGATAAGATAAAAATAAATTTAGGAATGGAAGTAGATTTTATTGATGGACTTGAAGAAAACACAATAAATCTTCTTAATGAATATGGTCCAAGCATGGAGGATGGAATATTATCTGTACATTTCATTAAATTAGGTGATGAATATACTGCTATTGATTGGAAAGAAGGTTTTGAAAAGGCAGTAACTTATTATGGAACTGTTGAAAAGGTATATGATAAGTATTATGAAACCTTATTAAAAGCCGTTAAATATGATTTGGGTCAGTATAAGCCAAAACGTATAGGTCATCCTAATTTAATAAGAATTTTTAATAAGCTTTATCCAATTGAATATAAAAATTATAAACTGTTGGAAGAATTAGCAAAAGCAATAAAGAGCAGAGATTATGAGGTAGATGTAAATACTGCTGGTCTTAGAAAGCCTTATTGTGGTGAAATTTATGTAAGTGATGTGTTTAAAGATTTAGTAGATAAATATGAAATAAGAAAAGTTTATGGATCTGACTCACATACATCAAAGGATGTGGGAAGAGATTTTGATAAAGAATAG
- the argF gene encoding ornithine carbamoyltransferase — MAVNLRGRSFLKLLDFTQAEIRYLIDLSKDLKNLKRAGILHNNLKGKNIVLLFEKTSTRTRCSFEVAGMDLGLGVTYLDAAGSQMGKKESIADTARVLGRMYDGIEYRGFSQETVEDLAKYSGVPVWNGLTDEFHPTQMIADLLTIEEKLGRLKGVNFVYMGDARNNMGNSLMVACAKMGLNFTACAPKELFPAEELVEICKKIADENGCTITLTEDVKEGTKNADVIYTDVWVSMGEPEEVWDSRLKLLRPYQVNSEVMANANKEAIFMHCLPAYHDLKTKVGKDVGEKYKMDSIEVTDEVFEGKQSVVFDEAENRMHSIKAIIYATLGV; from the coding sequence ATGGCAGTAAATTTAAGAGGAAGAAGTTTTTTAAAACTATTAGATTTTACGCAAGCAGAAATAAGATACTTAATAGATTTATCTAAGGATTTAAAAAATTTAAAAAGGGCAGGTATACTTCATAATAATCTTAAGGGGAAAAACATAGTTTTATTATTTGAAAAAACATCAACAAGAACAAGATGTTCATTTGAAGTTGCTGGAATGGATTTAGGACTTGGAGTTACATATCTTGATGCAGCTGGTTCACAAATGGGCAAGAAAGAAAGCATTGCAGATACAGCAAGGGTTCTTGGAAGAATGTATGATGGTATTGAATATAGAGGATTTAGTCAGGAAACAGTTGAAGACCTTGCAAAATATTCAGGTGTTCCAGTATGGAATGGACTTACTGATGAATTTCATCCAACTCAGATGATAGCAGATCTTCTTACAATAGAAGAAAAACTTGGAAGACTTAAAGGGGTAAACTTCGTATATATGGGAGATGCAAGAAATAATATGGGGAATTCCTTAATGGTGGCTTGTGCAAAAATGGGGCTTAATTTTACAGCATGTGCACCTAAAGAATTATTTCCAGCTGAAGAACTTGTTGAAATATGCAAGAAAATTGCAGATGAAAATGGATGTACAATAACTTTAACAGAAGATGTTAAAGAAGGCACAAAAAATGCAGATGTAATTTACACAGATGTATGGGTTTCCATGGGAGAACCAGAAGAAGTATGGGATAGTAGATTGAAATTATTAAGACCATATCAAGTTAATAGTGAAGTAATGGCTAACGCTAATAAAGAAGCTATATTCATGCATTGTCTTCCAGCTTATCATGATTTAAAAACTAAAGTTGGTAAGGATGTAGGAGAAAAGTACAAAATGGATTCTATTGAAGTAACTGATGAAGTATTTGAAGGAAAACAATCAGTAGTTTTTGATGAGGCAGAAAATAGAATGCATTCAATTAAAGCAATTATCTATGCTACTTTAGGAGTATAA
- a CDS encoding histidinol-phosphatase HisJ family protein has translation MKYLIDYHMHSKYSFDAVQTIEQAIEKAISMNISEICLTEHISFDPDDQSYNFFNFTDYEKEINELSHKYKDIIKIKIGLEAGEIHLYNNEFNKFFSENNLDFIIGSIHNINGRGLNTNLRELGSSSTYENYFNEVLKLSSNSDFDVLGHLDLVQRYAFKTYGVYDFNTYKDIIHEILKTIIQNGKGIEVNTSGLKENLLFPKLEILQMYKDLKGEIITVGSDSHNYNRVGENIENTYNLLKDIGFKYVFTFEKRQPKGIII, from the coding sequence ATGAAATATTTAATTGATTATCATATGCATTCAAAATATTCTTTTGATGCAGTACAAACTATTGAACAGGCAATAGAAAAAGCAATTTCTATGAATATAAGCGAAATATGTTTAACTGAACATATTAGTTTCGATCCAGATGACCAAAGCTATAATTTTTTCAATTTCACTGATTATGAAAAAGAAATAAATGAGCTTTCTCATAAATACAAAGATATTATCAAAATAAAAATTGGTCTTGAAGCTGGTGAAATTCACCTTTATAATAATGAATTTAATAAATTTTTTAGCGAAAATAACTTAGATTTTATCATAGGTTCTATACATAATATAAATGGACGAGGACTTAATACAAACTTAAGAGAACTTGGCTCGTCTTCTACTTATGAAAATTATTTTAATGAAGTTTTAAAGCTTTCATCCAATTCAGATTTTGATGTTTTAGGGCATCTTGATCTTGTACAAAGGTATGCTTTTAAAACTTATGGTGTATATGACTTTAATACATATAAAGATATAATTCATGAAATTTTGAAAACTATTATCCAAAATGGTAAAGGTATTGAAGTAAACACTTCAGGATTGAAAGAAAATCTTCTTTTTCCAAAATTAGAAATTCTTCAGATGTATAAGGATCTAAAAGGAGAAATAATAACTGTAGGTTCAGATTCTCACAATTATAATAGAGTTGGTGAGAATATTGAAAATACATATAATCTTTTAAAAGATATTGGTTTTAAATATGTATTTACATTTGAAAAAAGACAACCTAAAGGTATAATTATATAA
- a CDS encoding zinc dependent phospholipase C family protein, with amino-acid sequence MKVRTHFHLAKLSLRNLKPFYPKNFSINMFYFGTILADCCWLAYTNPHFYKKSDKYVEEKLDDLLETKEFNWYNSLQLGIIIHYLCDFCCYSHITDSIGNVNEHMAYERKIQKYLLNNIKNLKTPKRKTNKKTIKELKSRIKSQILKYRKGKHCFRWDIQNCIEMSSDVCEVIFMQFKNKEGFKQMAG; translated from the coding sequence ATGAAAGTCAGAACACATTTTCATTTAGCAAAATTATCATTAAGAAATTTAAAGCCGTTTTATCCTAAAAATTTTTCAATAAATATGTTTTATTTTGGTACAATACTTGCAGACTGTTGTTGGCTTGCATATACAAATCCTCATTTTTATAAAAAATCTGATAAGTATGTAGAAGAGAAATTGGATGATTTATTAGAAACGAAGGAATTTAATTGGTATAATTCTCTTCAGCTTGGAATTATAATACACTATTTATGTGATTTTTGCTGTTATTCACATATAACTGATAGTATCGGAAATGTTAATGAGCATATGGCTTATGAAAGAAAGATACAGAAATACCTTCTTAACAATATTAAAAACTTAAAAACTCCCAAAAGAAAAACAAATAAAAAAACAATTAAAGAGTTGAAAAGCAGAATTAAGAGTCAGATTTTAAAATATAGAAAAGGAAAACATTGCTTTAGATGGGATATTCAAAACTGTATTGAAATGAGTAGTGATGTATGTGAAGTTATCTTTATGCAATTTAAAAATAAGGAAGGTTTTAAGCAGATGGCAGGATAG